A genome region from Pygocentrus nattereri isolate fPygNat1 chromosome 6, fPygNat1.pri, whole genome shotgun sequence includes the following:
- the tmem30c gene encoding transmembrane protein 30C isoform X3, translating to MGKVRADAGPFARRPDNSAFKQQRLPAWSPSLTPYTVLPVFYFLALVCVLLGVWLLITVQNTHQLKIDYTDAGACATCAEMRNDPTKAKMNCDCVINFNVPKTFQGDVFIYYGLINFHQNLRRYIKSRDDDQLVGRKNSLKSPSSYCEPFAYDENAVPIAPCGAVANSMFNDSFTLTYHPPAGAAVNVPLYRKGITWYTDKNVKFRNPSTNTTLQQAFQGTAQPPFWQKPVYELDLDHPNNNGFINDDLIVWMREAAFPNFKKLYGILNRAHTTFSYGLPEGNYSIAINYNFPVQYFQGRKEVVLSTVSWFGGQNHFLPIAYLIHLYPLF from the exons ATGGGTAAGGTGCGTGCGGACGCAGGGCCCTTTGCTCGTAGGCCAGATAACTCTGCGTTTAAACAGCAGCGGCTGCCAGCCTGGTCTCCCTCCCTTACTCCATACACCGTGCTGCCCGTCTTCTACTTCCTCGCACTCGTGTGTGTGTTACTGGGTGTTTGGCTGCTTATCACTGTCCAGAACACACACCAGCTGAAG ATTGACTACACAGATGCTGGAGCATGTGCCACTTGCGCTGAGATGCGCAATGATCCCACCAAAGCCAAGATGAATTGTGACTGCGTAATCAACTTCAATGTCCCGAAGACCTTCCAG GGGGATGTGTTCATCTACTATGGCCTGATAAATTTCCACCAGAACCTGCGCAGGTACATAAAATCCCGTGACGATGACCAGCTGGTTGGGAGAAAGAACAGCCTGAAG TCCCCCAGTTCATACTGTGAGCCGTTTGCTTATGATGAAAATGCAGTGCCTATCGCTCCCTGTGGTGCCGTGGCTAACAGCATGTTCAATG ACTCGTTCACACTAACATACCATCCACCTGCTGGTGCTGCAGTCAACGTTCCACTGTACAGGAAGGGAATCACCTGGTACACGGACAAAAATGTAAAGTTCCGCAACCCCTCAACAAACACGACACTCCAGCAGGCCTTCCAAG GTACTGCACAGCCACCTTTCTGGCAGAAGCCGGTATATGAGTTGGATCTTGATCACCCTAACAACAATGGTTTCATAAATGATGATTTGATTGTGTGGATGAGAGAGGCAGCCTTCCCCAACTTCAAAAAGCTCTATGGCATTCTGAACCGTGCTCACACCACCTTCTCATATGGCCTGCCTGAGGGAAACTACAGCATTGCCATCAACTATA ATTTCCCTGTTCAATATTTTCAGGGCAGAAAGGAAGTGGTGCTTTCTACTGTGAGTTGGTTTGGTGGACAGAACCACTTCCTGCCCATTGCGTACCTG ATCCACCTGTACCCACTCTTTTGA
- the tmem30c gene encoding transmembrane protein 30C isoform X2: MGKVRADAGPFARRPDNSAFKQQRLPAWSPSLTPYTVLPVFYFLALVCVLLGVWLLITVQNTHQLKIDYTDAGACATCAEMRNDPTKAKMNCDCVINFNVPKTFQGDVFIYYGLINFHQNLRRYIKSRDDDQLVGRKNSLKSPSSYCEPFAYDENAVPIAPCGAVANSMFNDSFTLTYHPPAGAAVNVPLYRKGITWYTDKNVKFRNPSTNTTLQQAFQGTAQPPFWQKPVYELDLDHPNNNGFINDDLIVWMREAAFPNFKKLYGILNRAHTTFSYGLPEGNYSIAINYNFPVQYFQGRKEVVLSTVSWFGGQNHFLPIAYLRADETHYHKGEETKITEHTMK, from the exons ATGGGTAAGGTGCGTGCGGACGCAGGGCCCTTTGCTCGTAGGCCAGATAACTCTGCGTTTAAACAGCAGCGGCTGCCAGCCTGGTCTCCCTCCCTTACTCCATACACCGTGCTGCCCGTCTTCTACTTCCTCGCACTCGTGTGTGTGTTACTGGGTGTTTGGCTGCTTATCACTGTCCAGAACACACACCAGCTGAAG ATTGACTACACAGATGCTGGAGCATGTGCCACTTGCGCTGAGATGCGCAATGATCCCACCAAAGCCAAGATGAATTGTGACTGCGTAATCAACTTCAATGTCCCGAAGACCTTCCAG GGGGATGTGTTCATCTACTATGGCCTGATAAATTTCCACCAGAACCTGCGCAGGTACATAAAATCCCGTGACGATGACCAGCTGGTTGGGAGAAAGAACAGCCTGAAG TCCCCCAGTTCATACTGTGAGCCGTTTGCTTATGATGAAAATGCAGTGCCTATCGCTCCCTGTGGTGCCGTGGCTAACAGCATGTTCAATG ACTCGTTCACACTAACATACCATCCACCTGCTGGTGCTGCAGTCAACGTTCCACTGTACAGGAAGGGAATCACCTGGTACACGGACAAAAATGTAAAGTTCCGCAACCCCTCAACAAACACGACACTCCAGCAGGCCTTCCAAG GTACTGCACAGCCACCTTTCTGGCAGAAGCCGGTATATGAGTTGGATCTTGATCACCCTAACAACAATGGTTTCATAAATGATGATTTGATTGTGTGGATGAGAGAGGCAGCCTTCCCCAACTTCAAAAAGCTCTATGGCATTCTGAACCGTGCTCACACCACCTTCTCATATGGCCTGCCTGAGGGAAACTACAGCATTGCCATCAACTATA ATTTCCCTGTTCAATATTTTCAGGGCAGAAAGGAAGTGGTGCTTTCTACTGTGAGTTGGTTTGGTGGACAGAACCACTTCCTGCCCATTGCGTACCTG AGAGCAGATGAAACACACTACCACAAGGGAGAAGAGACCAAAATCACAGAGCACACTATGAAATGA
- the tmem30c gene encoding transmembrane protein 30C isoform X1: MGKVRADAGPFARRPDNSAFKQQRLPAWSPSLTPYTVLPVFYFLALVCVLLGVWLLITVQNTHQLKIDYTDAGACATCAEMRNDPTKAKMNCDCVINFNVPKTFQGDVFIYYGLINFHQNLRRYIKSRDDDQLVGRKNSLKSPSSYCEPFAYDENAVPIAPCGAVANSMFNDSFTLTYHPPAGAAVNVPLYRKGITWYTDKNVKFRNPSTNTTLQQAFQGTAQPPFWQKPVYELDLDHPNNNGFINDDLIVWMREAAFPNFKKLYGILNRAHTTFSYGLPEGNYSIAINYNFPVQYFQGRKEVVLSTVSWFGGQNHFLPIAYLVSGGLIFIVAIVLTAVYVKVGRSGKNMEE, encoded by the exons ATGGGTAAGGTGCGTGCGGACGCAGGGCCCTTTGCTCGTAGGCCAGATAACTCTGCGTTTAAACAGCAGCGGCTGCCAGCCTGGTCTCCCTCCCTTACTCCATACACCGTGCTGCCCGTCTTCTACTTCCTCGCACTCGTGTGTGTGTTACTGGGTGTTTGGCTGCTTATCACTGTCCAGAACACACACCAGCTGAAG ATTGACTACACAGATGCTGGAGCATGTGCCACTTGCGCTGAGATGCGCAATGATCCCACCAAAGCCAAGATGAATTGTGACTGCGTAATCAACTTCAATGTCCCGAAGACCTTCCAG GGGGATGTGTTCATCTACTATGGCCTGATAAATTTCCACCAGAACCTGCGCAGGTACATAAAATCCCGTGACGATGACCAGCTGGTTGGGAGAAAGAACAGCCTGAAG TCCCCCAGTTCATACTGTGAGCCGTTTGCTTATGATGAAAATGCAGTGCCTATCGCTCCCTGTGGTGCCGTGGCTAACAGCATGTTCAATG ACTCGTTCACACTAACATACCATCCACCTGCTGGTGCTGCAGTCAACGTTCCACTGTACAGGAAGGGAATCACCTGGTACACGGACAAAAATGTAAAGTTCCGCAACCCCTCAACAAACACGACACTCCAGCAGGCCTTCCAAG GTACTGCACAGCCACCTTTCTGGCAGAAGCCGGTATATGAGTTGGATCTTGATCACCCTAACAACAATGGTTTCATAAATGATGATTTGATTGTGTGGATGAGAGAGGCAGCCTTCCCCAACTTCAAAAAGCTCTATGGCATTCTGAACCGTGCTCACACCACCTTCTCATATGGCCTGCCTGAGGGAAACTACAGCATTGCCATCAACTATA ATTTCCCTGTTCAATATTTTCAGGGCAGAAAGGAAGTGGTGCTTTCTACTGTGAGTTGGTTTGGTGGACAGAACCACTTCCTGCCCATTGCGTACCTGGTGAGTGGAGGGCTGATCTTTATAGTAGCCATCGTTCTCACTGCGGTCTATGTGAAGGTGGGCCGCAGTGGTAAGAACATGGAGGAGTAA
- the dcbld2 gene encoding discoidin, CUB and LCCL domain-containing protein 2 isoform X1, with product MDTALMLGRGTGLFFIILFSTRGSRAQKGDGCGHTVLGTGSGSLASLGYPLSYPTHSVCEWEISVSAGDTLVLRVADLDIHTQNCQVSYLRLFNGIGAGRTEIVKLCHGDVSGSRVVESAGHQVTVQFMSGPHSHGRGFFLSYASSKHQDLITCLEKGNDFAEAEFSKFCPAGCLTDFGEVSGTIPHGYRDSSPLCLAGIHAGVVSNALGGAVSVVSSKGIPHYDSTLANNVTSVAGNLSPSLFTFKTSGCYGTLGLESGVVSDSQISASSMWEWGRHGDKPSVWAPSGSRLKRVGLPWAAANSNSKEWVQVDLKRDKKVTGIITTGSTLPEFQFYVSNYRVHYSNNGQDWTAYQEAGSNQEKVFQGNTNYLQEVRNNFIPPIEARFIRICPSQWHQQIALKMELLGCQLHSARPRIFYPAPPPPQRSTTPPLQRRTTHTPSVRNTTMPQHPHNEVALVAVLVPVLVVVLTAPVLVIVCAWLWKSRKSPEVTYDLPHWDRTVWWKSMKQLLPSKLDGEECVRYSSTARADQRPRMEPAEYAQPLVSGTMTSLGQRSTFKPEEGADPEYDAPLTPEQYHAYAEPLPASGAEYAIPITIDRVNHVSGASLAFRGPGLLAQTDSSQSGMSMYDTPKSTSDQAAPAEGQLYQVPQNSHNTPCQEID from the exons ATGGACACAGCGCTAATGCTGGGGAGAGGAACCGGCCTCTTCTTCATCATCCTCTTCTCCACCAGAGGATCCCGGGCGCAGAAAG gTGATGGCTGTGGGCACACTGTGCTTGGGACAGGCAGTGGCAGCTTAGCATCTCTGGGCTATCCTTTGTCTTACCCGACACACTCAGTTTGCGAGTGGGAGATCAGTGTGAGTGCAGGAGACACGCTCGTCCTGCGTGTGGCCGACCTCGATATCCACACACAAAACTGCCAGGTGTCCTACTTGCGGCTGTTCAATGGCATCGGAGCAGGCAGGACAGAAATCG TTAAGCTGTGTCATGGAGATGTGAGCGGGTCGAGGGTGGTAGAGTCAGCTGGCCATCAGGTCACAGTGCAGTTCATGAGTGGACCTCACAGCCATGGCCGAGGATTCTTCCTCTCTTATGCCAGCAGCAAACACCAAG ATCTGATCAcctgtttggagaaaggaaatgACTTTGCTGAAGCTGAATTCAG TAAGTTCTGTCCTGCGGGGTGTCTGACTGACTTTGGTGAGGTGTCTGGAACCATCCCCCATGGCTACAGAGAC tCCTCACCCCTGTGTCTGGCTGGTATCCATGCTGGTGTGGTGTCAAATGCACTGGGGGGTGCGGTCAGTGTGGTCAGCAGCAAAGGCATCCCACACTATGACAGCACACTGGCCAACAATGTCACCTCTGTAGC gggGAACCTCTCCCCCAGTCTCTTCACCTTTAAAACCAGCG GCTGTTATGGCACACTGGGTCTGGAGTCGGGTGTGGTCAGTGACTCTCAGATCTCCGCCTCCTCTATGTGGGAATGGGGTCGTCATGGCGACAAGCCATCTGTCTGGGCACCCTCGGGGTCTCGGCTGAAAAGGGTGGGGCTTCCATGGGCAGCTGCGAATAGTAACTCAAAAGAGTGGGTACAGGTGGATCtgaagagagacaaaaaagtaacag GAATAATCACCACTGGCTCCACCCTACCTGAGTTCCAGTTTTATGTTTCTAATTATCGTGTGCACTACAGCAATAATGGACAGGACTGGACAGCCTATCAGGAAGCAGGCTCAAATCAAGAGAAG GTTTTCCAAGGAAACACCAACTACCTTCAGGAAGTGCGGAATAACTTCATTCCACCAATTGAAGCCCGGTTTATTAGAATATGCCCCTCCCAGTGGCACCAGCAGATTGCCCTCAAAATGGAACTGCTTGGCTGTCAGTTACATTCAG CGAGGCCACGAATATTCTACCCTGCACCTCCTCCTCCACAAAGAAGCACTACACCTCCATTACAGCGCcggacaacacacacacccagtgTTCGAAACACCACCATGCCCCAACACCCTCATAATG AGGTGGCACTCGTGGCAGTGTTGGTCCCTGTGCTGGTGGTAGTTCTCACTGCTCCAGTGCTAGTCATAGTGTGTGCATGGCTGTGGAAGAGCAG GAAAAGCCCTGAAGTGACCTATGACCTTCCACACTGGGATCGCACAG TATGGTGGAAGAGCATGAAGCAGCTGTTGCCCTCTAAATTGGATGGGGAAGAGTGTGTTCGCTACAGCTCTACTGCACGAGCGGACCAGAGACCACGAATGGAGCCTGCAg AATATGCTCAGCCGCTGGTAAGTGGTACCATGACCTCTCTGGGTCAGAGGTCGACATTTAAGCCAGAGGAAGGAGCTGACCCTGAGTATGATGCACCTTTGACCCCTGAACAATATCATGCCTATGCTGAACCCCTGCCTGCCTCCGGAGCAGAGTATGCCATTCCCATTACGATTGACAGAGTCAATCATGTATCAGGAGCCTCTCTTGCCTTCCGGGGACCAGGTTTACTGGCTCAAACAGACAGTAGTCAATCAGGAATGTCCATGTATGACACACCCAAAAGCACATCTGACCAAGCTGCACCAGCAGAAGGGCAGTTATACCAGGTGCCTCAGAATTCCCACAATACACCATGCCAAGAAATAGACTGA
- the dcbld2 gene encoding discoidin, CUB and LCCL domain-containing protein 2 isoform X2: protein MDTALMLGRGTGLFFIILFSTRGSRAQKVKLCHGDVSGSRVVESAGHQVTVQFMSGPHSHGRGFFLSYASSKHQDLITCLEKGNDFAEAEFSKFCPAGCLTDFGEVSGTIPHGYRDSSPLCLAGIHAGVVSNALGGAVSVVSSKGIPHYDSTLANNVTSVAGNLSPSLFTFKTSGCYGTLGLESGVVSDSQISASSMWEWGRHGDKPSVWAPSGSRLKRVGLPWAAANSNSKEWVQVDLKRDKKVTGIITTGSTLPEFQFYVSNYRVHYSNNGQDWTAYQEAGSNQEKVFQGNTNYLQEVRNNFIPPIEARFIRICPSQWHQQIALKMELLGCQLHSARPRIFYPAPPPPQRSTTPPLQRRTTHTPSVRNTTMPQHPHNEVALVAVLVPVLVVVLTAPVLVIVCAWLWKSRKSPEVTYDLPHWDRTVWWKSMKQLLPSKLDGEECVRYSSTARADQRPRMEPAEYAQPLVSGTMTSLGQRSTFKPEEGADPEYDAPLTPEQYHAYAEPLPASGAEYAIPITIDRVNHVSGASLAFRGPGLLAQTDSSQSGMSMYDTPKSTSDQAAPAEGQLYQVPQNSHNTPCQEID, encoded by the exons ATGGACACAGCGCTAATGCTGGGGAGAGGAACCGGCCTCTTCTTCATCATCCTCTTCTCCACCAGAGGATCCCGGGCGCAGAAAG TTAAGCTGTGTCATGGAGATGTGAGCGGGTCGAGGGTGGTAGAGTCAGCTGGCCATCAGGTCACAGTGCAGTTCATGAGTGGACCTCACAGCCATGGCCGAGGATTCTTCCTCTCTTATGCCAGCAGCAAACACCAAG ATCTGATCAcctgtttggagaaaggaaatgACTTTGCTGAAGCTGAATTCAG TAAGTTCTGTCCTGCGGGGTGTCTGACTGACTTTGGTGAGGTGTCTGGAACCATCCCCCATGGCTACAGAGAC tCCTCACCCCTGTGTCTGGCTGGTATCCATGCTGGTGTGGTGTCAAATGCACTGGGGGGTGCGGTCAGTGTGGTCAGCAGCAAAGGCATCCCACACTATGACAGCACACTGGCCAACAATGTCACCTCTGTAGC gggGAACCTCTCCCCCAGTCTCTTCACCTTTAAAACCAGCG GCTGTTATGGCACACTGGGTCTGGAGTCGGGTGTGGTCAGTGACTCTCAGATCTCCGCCTCCTCTATGTGGGAATGGGGTCGTCATGGCGACAAGCCATCTGTCTGGGCACCCTCGGGGTCTCGGCTGAAAAGGGTGGGGCTTCCATGGGCAGCTGCGAATAGTAACTCAAAAGAGTGGGTACAGGTGGATCtgaagagagacaaaaaagtaacag GAATAATCACCACTGGCTCCACCCTACCTGAGTTCCAGTTTTATGTTTCTAATTATCGTGTGCACTACAGCAATAATGGACAGGACTGGACAGCCTATCAGGAAGCAGGCTCAAATCAAGAGAAG GTTTTCCAAGGAAACACCAACTACCTTCAGGAAGTGCGGAATAACTTCATTCCACCAATTGAAGCCCGGTTTATTAGAATATGCCCCTCCCAGTGGCACCAGCAGATTGCCCTCAAAATGGAACTGCTTGGCTGTCAGTTACATTCAG CGAGGCCACGAATATTCTACCCTGCACCTCCTCCTCCACAAAGAAGCACTACACCTCCATTACAGCGCcggacaacacacacacccagtgTTCGAAACACCACCATGCCCCAACACCCTCATAATG AGGTGGCACTCGTGGCAGTGTTGGTCCCTGTGCTGGTGGTAGTTCTCACTGCTCCAGTGCTAGTCATAGTGTGTGCATGGCTGTGGAAGAGCAG GAAAAGCCCTGAAGTGACCTATGACCTTCCACACTGGGATCGCACAG TATGGTGGAAGAGCATGAAGCAGCTGTTGCCCTCTAAATTGGATGGGGAAGAGTGTGTTCGCTACAGCTCTACTGCACGAGCGGACCAGAGACCACGAATGGAGCCTGCAg AATATGCTCAGCCGCTGGTAAGTGGTACCATGACCTCTCTGGGTCAGAGGTCGACATTTAAGCCAGAGGAAGGAGCTGACCCTGAGTATGATGCACCTTTGACCCCTGAACAATATCATGCCTATGCTGAACCCCTGCCTGCCTCCGGAGCAGAGTATGCCATTCCCATTACGATTGACAGAGTCAATCATGTATCAGGAGCCTCTCTTGCCTTCCGGGGACCAGGTTTACTGGCTCAAACAGACAGTAGTCAATCAGGAATGTCCATGTATGACACACCCAAAAGCACATCTGACCAAGCTGCACCAGCAGAAGGGCAGTTATACCAGGTGCCTCAGAATTCCCACAATACACCATGCCAAGAAATAGACTGA